Proteins from one Cryptomeria japonica chromosome 4, Sugi_1.0, whole genome shotgun sequence genomic window:
- the LOC131875037 gene encoding uncharacterized protein LOC131875037: MANKTYVELPNSTKSKSLHMVDSEKRTLTGERLRRLGFLGPFRCIMCKKAEESLDHLLLQCEKAQTIWSFLLGKLGWMAPLPNTVLDLFSSWNIPSRRSVFSSLWIVVPSLVIWEIWKERNRRLFQEKEKSMENLLLRVEQAIVESVSAAAKNHNLAKHPYTSEDRMIQTNSPFVNCQPINGSLRVNPPLEKEEVKWEPPSKEWIKINFDGASKGNLRTSRVGVVTRNDKGVILFKGARRLQDGTNNEAEA, encoded by the coding sequence ATGGCCAACAAAACTTATGTGGAGCTCCCTAATTCTACCAAAAGCAAGAGTCTTCATATGGTTGACTCTGAAAAGCGCACCCTAACAGGGGAAAGACTACGCAGACTGGGCTTCTTGGGCCCGTTCAGATGCATAATGTGCAAGAAGGCAGAGGAATCCCTAGATCACTTGCTTCTACAATGTGAGAAAGCGCAAACGATTTGGAGCTTCCTTTTAGGGAAGCTAGGATGGATGGCTCCTCTACCTAATACAGTCCTTGACCTTTTCTCTAGCTGGAATATACCGAGCCGTAGATCAGTCTTTTCTAGTTTATGGATAGTGGTGCCATCCCTGGTAatatgggagatttggaaggaaagaaacagaagACTATTCCAAGAGAAAGAAAAGTCAATGGAGAATTTGCTATTAAGAGTTGAACAAGCAATAGTTGAATCAGTCTCAGCGGCAGCCAAAAATCATAACCTGGCAAAACACCCCTATACTAGTGAGGACAGAATGATTCAAACCAATTCACCATTTGTGAATTGCCAACCCATTAATGGGTCTTTGAGGGTTAACCCCCCTTTAGAAAAAGAAGAGGTTAAATGGGAACCGCCATCTAAGGAgtggataaaaataaactttgatggggcgtctAAGGGAAATCTAAGAACCTCAAGAGTGGGAGTAGTCACAAGAAATGATAAAGGGGTCATCCTTTTCAAGGGTGCAAGACGATTGCAGGATGgaacaaataatgaagcagaggCATAG